The region AAGTGGTGAGTACATTACAAGAGAGTAGGTGATGCAATTTCTCATCGAGTTGCTACTCTGATTATGTCCATCTTCTTTGTCGGTGCTGCAGGTGACAATGATACTGCATGAGGTTCTTAGGTTGTACCCACCGATTCCACTACATGGTCAGGAGGCGTATAAAGAGACGAAGCTGGGAGGCATCACATATCCAGCTGGGGTAACATTTGCGCTGCCAATTGTGTGCATTCACCAGTATCCAGATGTGTGGGGAGAAGATGTCGATGAATTTAAGCCTGAGAGGTTTGCGGAGGGTATCGCTGGCGCATCGAAAAACTCACCGACGTTATTTCCGTTCGGCTGGGGACCACAGATTTGCGTCTGGCAGAACTTTGCATTGCTGGAGGCCAAGATGGGATTGAGTGTGATCCTACAACACTTTATCTTTGAGCTCTCACCGTCTTACACGCATGCGCCTTACCCAGTCTCGAGTCTACAGCTCCAACACGGTTCACAGATTAAGCTCATGAAACTCTAAGAATTAGCATCCGGACTATAGAGAACCATGGACGGTGATCATCCTGGGGGAGATGTAACCAAAATAAGATCATGTATAATGGGCCCTGATGTTTATATCAAATGCGACATGATGCACATATCTTGTAAGATTTTTTTTTATGAAGTGCTGGTTGGTGAGTGGGGCACACCCAGGAATTTCAAGGACCAACTTTCTGTCCTCACAATTCGATGAAGCCATGGCGATCTCCTGAGGACCAAGTGGTGGATGGCCAGCCGGCTGGGAGGGAGGACGAACGAAATAAAACCGGGCATGGACAGCCCGGCCCGAAAAACCCGGGCCAGGCCAGGTCGGGCTTGACATTTCGGCCGGGCTCGGGCTTTGTTTTGCAGCCCGAAAGATAGTTCGGGCTTTGTTTTGCAGCCCGAAAGATAGTTCGGGCCGGGCTCGGGCTTTATTTTTCAACTCGAAAGATAGTTCGGGCCGGGCTCTGGCTTCTATTTTTCTGAATTTCAGGCCGGGCTTTCGGGATTCGGGCCAGGCTTACACATGCGCGTACTAAAAAACAACATTCAGCCCGGGCATTCGGGCCGGGCTTTCGGGCTTCGGGCCAGGCTTACACATGCGCGTACTAAAAAACAACATTCAGCCCGGGCATTCGGGCCGGGCTTTCGGGCTTCGGGCCAGGCTTACACATGCGCGTACTAAAAAACAACATTCAGCCCGGGCATTCGGGCCGGGCTTTCGGGCTTCGGGCCAGGCTTACACATGCGCGTACTAAAAAACAACATTCAGCCCGGGCATTCGGGCCGGGCTTTCGGGCTTCGGGCCAGGCTTACACATGCGCGTACTAAAAAACAACATTCAGCCCGGGCATTCGGGCCGGGCTTTCGGGCTTCGGGCCAGGCTTACACATGCGCGTACTAAAAAACAACATTCAGCCCGGGCATTCGGGCCGGGCTTTCGGGCTTCGGGCCAGGCTTACACATGCGCGTACTAAAAAACAACATTCAGCCCGGGCATTCGGGCCGGGCTTTCGGGCTTCGGGCCAGGCTTACACATGCGCGTACTAAAAAACAACATTCAGCCCGGGCATTCGGGCCGGGCTTTCGGGCTTCGGGCCAGGCTTACACATGCGCGTACTAAAAAACAACATTCAGCCCGGGCATTCGGGCCGGGCTTTCGGGCTTCGGGCCAGGCTTACACATGCGCGTACTAAAAAACAACATTCAGCCCGGGCATTCGGGCCGGGCTTTCGGGCTTCGGGCCAGGCTTACACATGCGCGTACTAAAAAACAACATTCAGCCCGGGCATTCGGGCCGGGCTTTCGGGCTTCGGGCCAGGCTTACACATGCGCGTACTAAAAAACAACATTCAGCCCGGGCATTCGGGCCGGGCTTTCGGGCTTCGGGCCAGGCTTACACATGCGCGTACTAAAAAACAACATTCAGCCCGGGCATTCGGGCCGGGCTTTCGGGCTTCGGGCCAGGCTTACACATGCGCGTACTAAAAAACAACATTCAGCCCGGGCATTCGGGCCGGGCTTTCGGGCTTCGGGCCAGGCTTACACATGCGCGTACTAAAAAACAACATTCAGCCCGGGCATTCGGGCCGGGCTTTCGGGCTTCGGGCCAGGCTTACACATGCGCGTACTAAAAAACAACATTCAGCCCGGGCATTCGGGCCGGGCTTTCGGGCTTCGGGCCAGGCTTACACATGCGCGTACTAAAAAACAACATTCAGCCCGGGCATTCGGGCCGGGCTTTCAGGCTTCGGGCTTGATTTCAGGCCGGGCTCAGGCTTCAAAACAGGGAGTATTTCGGGCTTCAGGCCGGGCTTTCAGGCTTCGGGCTTGATTTCAGGCCGGGCTCAGGCTTCAAAACAGGGAGTATTTCGGGCTTCAGGCCGGGCTCGGGCTTGAGAAATGAAGGTCGGGCTTTTACAAGCCCAGCCTGAAACCCGGCCCGGCCCGACGTTTGCCCGGGTTTAGGACGAAAGCTGGGGCGTGTAGTCTGTGGTGTGTGGGCCAACCGAGGGCAAGCACGTACATGCGTACCAACGGCGGGTGCCGTCCCTCTTTCTGGCACGCCGTGCCAGTGCAATATGCATGTGCGGCAGTGGTTTTGGTCTTGTCTTTCGGCTTTCCGCTAGCTTGACCGACGGG is a window of Triticum urartu cultivar G1812 unplaced genomic scaffold, Tu2.1 TuUngrouped_contig_5477, whole genome shotgun sequence DNA encoding:
- the LOC125529276 gene encoding cytochrome P450 72A14-like, translating into MFLFRFLPTKLNRRMKANAHEVEALLKGIITKRERAMKDGHANNDDLLGVMMEANINISQEAGSSKPTMTTEDIVGELKLFYFAGMETTAVLLTWAMVLISLHHEWQDRAREEVLHVLGKNQPDSEGINKLKVVTMILHEVLRLYPPIPLHGQEAYKETKLGGITYPAGVTFALPIVCIHQYPDVWGEDVDEFKPERFAEGIAGASKNSPTLFPFGWGPQICVWQNFALLEAKMGLSVILQHFIFELSPSYTHAPYPVSSLQLQHGSQIKLMKL